The Desulfovibrio desulfuricans DSM 642 DNA segment GATATGCCGGGTTGGATGCCGCGCTGGCAGGATGACGTGGCGGCAAGCAACCAACTAAATACCGAAAAGCCCGTACGCTCGCAAGCAAACATGCGCTGTTGAGCGGTCATACCGTACCCCTGCTGACACATTTTGCTCTTTGCGCTATGATGAAAAGCATGAGCAAACAACCGTTGGTCAGAAGGGCCTTTGTGGCTTCCGGGCAGGTGCAGGGCGTGGGTTTTCGCCCCTTTGTCTATCGCCTTGCAGCCGAAGGCGGGCTTACAGGCACTGTGGGCAACACCTCAGAAGGCGTGCGTATGGAAATGCAGGGCGCAGAGGCAGAAGTGCAGCGCTTTGGCCGCCGCCTGCGCGCCGAACTGCCGCCGCTGGCACGGCTGACCGGTGTGGGCGAACACGACCTGCCTGTTGTGGAGGATGAAACAGCCTTCCGCATTGTTCCCAGCTCAGGGCAGGCAGCGCACAGCGTGCTTGTAAGCCCGGATATGGGCGTATGCGCCGACTGCCTCGCCGACATGCGCGATCCGGCCAACCCCCGCTACCAGTACGCCTTTACCAACTGCACCAACTGCGGGCCGCGCTATACCATCACGCGCTCCATTCCCTATGACCGCGCTGTCACATCCATGAGCTGTTTCCCGCTCTGCCCCCGGTGCAGCACAGAATATGCCGACCCGGCAGACAGGCGCTTTCATGCCCAGCCCGTGGCCTGCCCAGCGTGCGGGCCGCGCCTGTGGTTTGTGGATAAGGCGGCTGCCAGCAAGGGCAACACAGCGCCGACCGCAGAAAATCAGCAACAGGCTCTGGAACAGGCCGTGCAGACCCTGCTCCACGGCGGGATTCTGGCGCTCAAAGGTCTGGGGGGCTTTCAACTGGCCTGCGATGCGCGCAATGCCCAAAGCCTGCAAGAGCTGCGGCGGCGCAAAACACGCCCGCACAAGCCGCTGGCCCTCATGGTTGGTGATCTGGCAACAGCCCGCGCCCTGTGCGACCTCACACCGGAACACGAGGCTCTGCTGCAAAGCCCGGAAAAGCCTGTTGTTCTCTGCCCCCGCCGCAGCACGCCGCAACATGGTGCAGCCATTCAGGATGATGCTGCATATTTGCCGCATGAGGTAGCTCCCGACACTGGCAAGATCGGTATCATGCTCGCTTACACGCCCCTGCATGCCGTACTTTTCAGCCACCTTGCAGAATGCACGTCCTTGCCGCCCGTGCTGGTCATGACCTCGGCCAATGCCGGGGGCGAACCCATTTGCCTTGGCAACCGCGAGGCTCTGGCCCGGCTTGCCTATCTGGCGGACGCATGGCTGCTGCACGACCGGGATATTCTGGTGCGCGTGGACGACAGTGTGGTGACGCTCCAGCCGAGCCTGCCCGGCGCAGATGCGCACGGCACACCTGCGACCGCAAACCAGCTTGCCGAACCGCTGTTCTACCGCCGCGCCCGGGGCTATGTGCCGCGCCCGGTTTTTCTGCCCAAGGCGGACCAAAACGCCCCTTGCGTGCTGGGAACCGGGGCGGAGCTCAAGGCCACCATTTGCCTGACGCGCGGGGCCGAGGCCTTTGTGGGCCAGCACATCGGCGATCTGGAAAATCCCGCCACCCTGAGTTTTTATGAGGAGGTGGCCGCGCATCTGGAAAAACTGCTGGAGGTGCGGCCCGAGGCTCTGGTGTGCGATGCGCACCCCGATTTTCTTTCCACCCGCTATGCCGAGGCCCGCGCAGAACGCGAGGGCCTGCCCCTGTGGCGCTTGCAGCACCACGCCGCCCACGCCGCTGCGGTTTTGGCCGAAAACAGCCACTACGGCCCGGCGCTGGCCCTCTGCCTTGACGGCACGGGGCTTGGCGGTGATGGAACAGTATGGGGTGGAGAACTGCTGTTCATGGAGCTTGAGCAGGCTCAGTGGCGCAGGGTGGGCCGTCTGGCCCCCTTTGCCTTGCCGGGCGGAGATGCGGCAGTGCGCCAACCCTGGCGCATTGCGCTGGCCCTGCGCAGCCTTTGCGAGCAGGCGGAAATTCCCCTCCCGTCACTGCACACCCCCTGGCTGCCGGAACAGACGCAGGCCGCAGATGCTGTGACAGAAATGCTGCGGCGCGGCATCAACTGCCCGGTCACATCCAGTTGCGGACGCCTCTTTGATGCGGTGGCCGCGCAATTGGGGCTGTGCCTTGATACAAGCTACGAGGGTCAGGCCGCCATCCGCCTTGAAGATGCCGCCAACCGGGCAGATGAACGCATACGTACTGCGCTTGAGGGCAAGGCGCGCGACAAGGACGTGGCCGCATTGATCTGGCCCGTGGGTATTGCGCTTCACCACGATTTGCTGGAAATGGACAGCGCGGGCCTGTTTGCCCACGTTGCGCAGGCGCAGGCGCAGGGAATGGACGCCACAGAAGCCGCGGCGCGTTTTCACCTCAGCCTTGCGCGGGCACTGGCAGGCATGGCGGGCCGTGCGGCCCGCAAACTGGGGGCGAGCGGTGTGGGCCTCACCGGCGGCGTATTGCAGAATGCCACGCTGGCGCGGCTGCTGCCGCTGGCGCTGGCGGAACAGGGCCTCACAGCCCTCACCCATCATGAACTGCCGCCCGGCGACGGCGGGCTTTCCCTCGGTCAGGCCGTGTGGGGCAGACTGATGCTGGCAAGGGCTAAACTCTGATTGCAAACACGGCGGGAAACGCAGAAAGCTCTCGACTGACAGTCTCCGCGCCTATTTAAATCCGGCTATGGCCCTGCCCTGCTTGAGAACAATGCGCCCCAAAGGCAGATCGCGCCACCACAGGCCAGCCTCGCGTCCATTCAAACCTGTCTGGCGGCTTTGCCCGCTCAACAGGGCCGTGATATCGGCCACATCGTCCAGCACCAGGCTGGAGGCGGCATCCGGCGGCGACTGCATGAGCACGCGCAGGCGCGGCGCGGCATCCAGCGTTCCGCCGCTGAGCTTCCCCAGCAATGAACCCTGCCATACGCAACCGGGGGGCAAAAGAGCCGTGGCCTGAGGCGACACAAAGCGCACATGTTCACCATACAGCACGGCCCGCCCTGGGGGCAGCAGATCAGGGTTGCAGGTCGCGCCCACAAGGCTTTCCGGCGGCAACGGACTGCCCGAAGGACGTTCAACGGGCTTTCCCGCACGGTCGTCACCGCGATTCCTCCCGGTACGCCGTCCATTGCGCGGGCCAAGGCTCTGGCTCGAACTCTGGCCCGCAAGTGGCCCCCCGGAGGGAACAGAAGCAGGCACGCCCCAAACGGCTGCTTGCGGCTCAGACGCGCTGCTTTCAAAGGGCAAAACCGCCGCATTCTCATTACCCGGTTTGCGGAAAAGGGCCACATAAAATCCCTGAGCCTGCGAGCGTGCGCCATCCACACGCAAGGTGCCTTCACCGCCGGGCATTTCCTCCCACACGAAACCGGGGATGGGATCAAGGTGTTCGCGCTCCAGCCCCAGCTCCTGCTCGGCAAAGCGCACCTGCGCCTCGTTTTCATCCACATTGGTCGTGCAGGTGGAATACACCAGCCGCCCGCCGGGACGCAGCAACGAGGCCGCATGGCGCAGCAGACGGCGTTGCAGCCCGGTGAGGCTGTCGAGCTTGTCGCCCTGCCAGAGCTTGAGCACCTGCGGGTGTTTTTCTGCGGTTCCCCAGCCGGAACAGGGCGGGTCAAGCAGGATTGCGTCCCACGAGCCGGGGCGTAAAGGCAGGGCATCGCCGCTGTACGAACAGGTGGCGGCCTGTATCAGATTAAGCTGGTGCAGGTTGGCCCGCAGGGTGCCAAGGCGCGTGGGCGAAGGCTCGTTGCCGAGCACAAAACCATTGCGCCCCACAAGCTGGGCCAGAAAGCCGGTTTTGCTGCCTGGGCTTGCGCACATGTCGAGCACGGCGCTGCCAGCAGCGGGAGCCAGCGCCAGCGGCGGCAACATGGACGACCGGTCCTGTATATAAATGTAACCGAAAAATGCAGCCAGCGAACCGCCAAGCGGGCGCGGCTCGGCCACAAGGCGGCGGCACAGGGGAGAAAAAGGTTCCGGCTCAAAATCATACCCCTGAGCGCGCAGCAGGGCCTCCACTGCGGGCACCTGCTCCGGGGCGCATACCAGGCGGAAAGAACGGATAAGAGTTTTCGGCATGGCGGCATATTATTGACAGTACGCCCTTCCCGCAAGGAATTTATCTGTTGCGGCGCGCTCCGCAGGCTCCTTGCGTCTTGCACGGCGCTGCAAGTGTGCGTATAGTGCGCCAGTGCGGACGTGCCGGGCTGCATTTGACAGTCGGTACCGGTAGACCGCCACAACGGCCCGTGGCCGTACTTTACCGGGTATTTGCGTGAATACTCAAGGAGAATGGAATGAAATTCGCCATGCGACTGACTTTTTCGGTCTGCCTGCTGCTCGTCGCCGTTGCTGCGGGCGCCGCCAGCGCCGCCGCTAAAAGCGCTGTGGTATTGCCCTTTGTGGTCAATGCCCCCCAGAGCTATGCTTACCTTTCCAAGGCTGTTCAGGCTACCATTCAGGGACGCCTTGACCGCCCTGGCGTGCTTGAAGCCCGTACGGGACAGAACAAGGCCGCCAGCCAGGCAGAAGCCCAGCAGGCGCTCCGCTCTTCTGGTGCAGACAACGCCATATGGGGCTCGGTGAGCGTCATGGGCAACGACTGCACCGTTGTTATGAACAGCGTGGACAAGGCAGGCAAAACCTGGAGCAAAACCGCCCAGGCTCCTGTGAGCGAACTGACCACTTCTGTGCAGAAACTGACCTCGGCCCTGAGCCAGGAAGTGTTTGGTATTTCCTCAGCAATGCGCACCCCCGGCTCCACCGCCTCTGGTTCCCCGCGTGGCGCAACCGCCAATGGCGACATCGTCACCAACGAAACCGGGCAGCAGCAGGTATACCTGAACCCGCAGTTCCGCTATCAGGGCGCTGGCGCTGAAGACGGCTCCCGCCTGCGCACCCAGCGCCTGGGTTACAACATGGTCGATATGGCCGTGGGCGACTTTAACGGCGATGGCAAGAATGAAATCGCCATCCTGAGCGATCACGATCTGCGCATCTACAGCTGGCCCGCCAACGGTCAGCTCCGGCTGATTGGCGAAACCGTGGTTTCGCGCTCCAACAACAACTTCTCCATGCGCGCCATCGACCTCAACCGCGACCGCAGCATGGCTCTTGTTGTGACCACCACCGAAGAATCAAGCAACCGCCCTTACTCCTTCATTTACAGCTTCAAGGGCAACAAGTTCACCACCATTGCCGACCGCATTCCTTACTATGTGAGCGTCATGCGTGTGCCCCCCACCTACAGCCCCACTCTCGTGGGTCAGGGCTGGGATTCGCTCAAGCTCTTCGCCCCCGGCGTGCGCATCATGACCAAGCAGGACGGCAAGTTCACGCTTGGCACCCGTCTTGACCTGCCCACCGGCGCCACCGTGTTCAACTGCGTGTGGCTGCCCGCCGGCAAGAATGGCAAGGGTGAACAGCTTGTCATGCTGACCGACGACGAGCGCATCAAGCTCTTCCAGGGCCACGGCAACACCCTGGTTCACACCACCATGGAACGTTATTCCGGCTCTGCCACGGGCATGGATCACTACAAGGGCATGCCAGGCCTGGGCGTGGACAAAGCCTACCAGTTGCCCAGCAAGTACTACGCCCCCATGCGCCTCATCGCTGCCGACATCGGCAATACCGGCGACTACACGCTGCTGGTCAACAAGCCCATATCCACTGCGGCGCAGTTCTTTGACCGTTACCGTTTCTTCCCCCAGGGCGAAGTTCATGCCCTGTACTGGGACGGCGTGGGCCTTGGCCTCAAGTGGAAGACCCGCCGCATCCGTGGTTCTGTGGCAGAAATCGATTTGGCTGACGTGAACAACGATGGCATCCTTGATCTGGTGGTGGGCCTGAACACCTCGCCCGATCTCGGCATCGGCAGCCGCCAGTGCATGATTACCGCCTATCCTCTGGACGTTTCGGCCACCAACCCCAACGTGCCTGCGGACTTGAGCGACTTTGAAATAAGCCCCAACTAGCGGGGTAAGCGGCCCTTCGCCAGCGCGAGGGGCCGTTTTTATCTGCGGCGCAGAGCTGCGGATATGGAGCAACGGCCTTGCCGCGGCTCTGGCAATAGCCAATATTAAAGCGGTAAAATCCACATGGGTTTTACCGCTTTATAACCAGTTTACTGAAACGGAAAAAGTTTTTGGAGTAAGGAGACAGCATGCGCATCCTTGTGATCGGCTCCGGTGGCCGCGAACACGCCCTGGTTTGGAAAATTCTGCAAAGCCCTGAAGTCAGCGCCGTTTTTGTTGCGCCCGGCAACGGCGGCACCAGCAGCGAAGGGGCCGTTAACGTGCCTGTGGCTGTGGACGACCTGAACGGGTTGCTGGC contains these protein-coding regions:
- a CDS encoding RsmB/NOP family class I SAM-dependent RNA methyltransferase; the encoded protein is MPKTLIRSFRLVCAPEQVPAVEALLRAQGYDFEPEPFSPLCRRLVAEPRPLGGSLAAFFGYIYIQDRSSMLPPLALAPAAGSAVLDMCASPGSKTGFLAQLVGRNGFVLGNEPSPTRLGTLRANLHQLNLIQAATCSYSGDALPLRPGSWDAILLDPPCSGWGTAEKHPQVLKLWQGDKLDSLTGLQRRLLRHAASLLRPGGRLVYSTCTTNVDENEAQVRFAEQELGLEREHLDPIPGFVWEEMPGGEGTLRVDGARSQAQGFYVALFRKPGNENAAVLPFESSASEPQAAVWGVPASVPSGGPLAGQSSSQSLGPRNGRRTGRNRGDDRAGKPVERPSGSPLPPESLVGATCNPDLLPPGRAVLYGEHVRFVSPQATALLPPGCVWQGSLLGKLSGGTLDAAPRLRVLMQSPPDAASSLVLDDVADITALLSGQSRQTGLNGREAGLWWRDLPLGRIVLKQGRAIAGFK
- a CDS encoding FG-GAP repeat domain-containing protein — encoded protein: MKFAMRLTFSVCLLLVAVAAGAASAAAKSAVVLPFVVNAPQSYAYLSKAVQATIQGRLDRPGVLEARTGQNKAASQAEAQQALRSSGADNAIWGSVSVMGNDCTVVMNSVDKAGKTWSKTAQAPVSELTTSVQKLTSALSQEVFGISSAMRTPGSTASGSPRGATANGDIVTNETGQQQVYLNPQFRYQGAGAEDGSRLRTQRLGYNMVDMAVGDFNGDGKNEIAILSDHDLRIYSWPANGQLRLIGETVVSRSNNNFSMRAIDLNRDRSMALVVTTTEESSNRPYSFIYSFKGNKFTTIADRIPYYVSVMRVPPTYSPTLVGQGWDSLKLFAPGVRIMTKQDGKFTLGTRLDLPTGATVFNCVWLPAGKNGKGEQLVMLTDDERIKLFQGHGNTLVHTTMERYSGSATGMDHYKGMPGLGVDKAYQLPSKYYAPMRLIAADIGNTGDYTLLVNKPISTAAQFFDRYRFFPQGEVHALYWDGVGLGLKWKTRRIRGSVAEIDLADVNNDGILDLVVGLNTSPDLGIGSRQCMITAYPLDVSATNPNVPADLSDFEISPN
- the hypF gene encoding carbamoyltransferase HypF, which translates into the protein MSKQPLVRRAFVASGQVQGVGFRPFVYRLAAEGGLTGTVGNTSEGVRMEMQGAEAEVQRFGRRLRAELPPLARLTGVGEHDLPVVEDETAFRIVPSSGQAAHSVLVSPDMGVCADCLADMRDPANPRYQYAFTNCTNCGPRYTITRSIPYDRAVTSMSCFPLCPRCSTEYADPADRRFHAQPVACPACGPRLWFVDKAAASKGNTAPTAENQQQALEQAVQTLLHGGILALKGLGGFQLACDARNAQSLQELRRRKTRPHKPLALMVGDLATARALCDLTPEHEALLQSPEKPVVLCPRRSTPQHGAAIQDDAAYLPHEVAPDTGKIGIMLAYTPLHAVLFSHLAECTSLPPVLVMTSANAGGEPICLGNREALARLAYLADAWLLHDRDILVRVDDSVVTLQPSLPGADAHGTPATANQLAEPLFYRRARGYVPRPVFLPKADQNAPCVLGTGAELKATICLTRGAEAFVGQHIGDLENPATLSFYEEVAAHLEKLLEVRPEALVCDAHPDFLSTRYAEARAEREGLPLWRLQHHAAHAAAVLAENSHYGPALALCLDGTGLGGDGTVWGGELLFMELEQAQWRRVGRLAPFALPGGDAAVRQPWRIALALRSLCEQAEIPLPSLHTPWLPEQTQAADAVTEMLRRGINCPVTSSCGRLFDAVAAQLGLCLDTSYEGQAAIRLEDAANRADERIRTALEGKARDKDVAALIWPVGIALHHDLLEMDSAGLFAHVAQAQAQGMDATEAAARFHLSLARALAGMAGRAARKLGASGVGLTGGVLQNATLARLLPLALAEQGLTALTHHELPPGDGGLSLGQAVWGRLMLARAKL